A window of Pseudochaenichthys georgianus chromosome 11, fPseGeo1.2, whole genome shotgun sequence genomic DNA:
AGCTAATACGTTTTAACATTATTTCAATCTTATTTTCTGTTTGTCTCATGTTGTGTGCATCCTTTgcatgaaaagtgctatataaataaaccttTATTGAAATAATGATTATTAATGCAGATCTACCTGGGTGAGCAGCTTCATCCCGCTGTGTGGTGAGCACACAGCGCCCTCTGGTGGAGAAACATTCAAACAACCACTTGTTATTTTTCAGTTTTAATCTGATATTGAAAACACATTACAAAGTCAGAATGCAAATAACCTCATTCGTTAAATTAAATAAGAAATGATAGAACCGGACTGTGTTGATGCGAGCCTGAACCATCAATGAATCCATGTTTAAACAGAGAGGCCCATGAGTCTGCAAACCAATAAATATGATAACACTACTTTTACAAGTATAAAATAAATGCATACCTAGTTTGACATTAACTTTATATATTGACTTAAAGCCCAGTAGCTCACACTGTCTATCATACTGAGATGGGTGAAGGAAATGCATGGAGTGTGAGGACGATACAAAAAAACACAGAAAATAAGTGCATGAGCATTTCCAGTGAGGAGGTTTCATTAAACTATGCACATTAAAAACAATCCTAAAGAAATGTCCGAGAGCAGGCAAACTGTCTTCCTGTCgtcacagacagacaaaacaccacgaTACAAACAGTGCCATTCTTCCCACGGTGCATCAGCGACACCAACACTGTCCCTGGTCATGAGTCTGATCCACAGTGAGAGGTGTGAAGTGTCGAGTGTCCACAGCTGCAGGGCTCTTCTGTCCTCACATGGCTTAAAGGAGGATTCCACATCATTACAACTCAGGTGGTTTTGGAGTTTTAGCAACAATTTCTATATGTTTTAAAAGACATTGTACTGATAAAGGTCGCTGATGAGATAAGGGCAACACACACGAGCAGGGAGACAGATTACTTTAGTGTTTTGCACTATAGATTTTGTATTGTAAATGTAGATGTGAAGCACCATCATGACCAAAATAAAGGTTAGACATCAGGCTAATTATACTGTACATctcgttaaaaaaattaaatggtTTTCCTCTATTTTGAAAGGTTAACTGATTGGTAGTAATATGAGCACAGCACTGTACAAATGAGACTTGAATTTGTCTGCGTAAATTAGTTTGtaaatgtatgttttgttttacgAGGTCCCGTCATCCAGACTTTCATACGTTTGGAGATTTTTCGTTCACTGTCGAAGCACGTAAGAAACTATTCTCCAAGAGTTCAGGAGAGTTGTTGATATACAAATGGTCCTTTTGGTGATGATGAAGTATTCCTTTTAGCTCTAAATCTGTACCCACGGTAATTATGTTAACATGTTCTTGCCGAATCAGACATCCGTCTCCTCACAGCTATGGAGCAAATGGACCTGATGGGAAACCATGTTTAAGGAAATTCTAATCCAGCACTTTTAATAAAACCGCAAGTGAACACACAACATGTTGGGAATCATCGTACAGGGCACACAAACACTTTTTTTGTGAGATTTCTTGATTTTTGTTCTGCCCCATCTTAGTATGTAACCTGATGAGTACAATGTCATTATAACAGCTAGAAATCGGAGCCAAAACTACTAATACTTCAAGTAATAAACAGCAACTGTACTTAAAATGCAAAACTGACATAAGCAACAGAATATTTGTTGTTGTGAAGCCTCTTTGTTTCAATACAAATGTTAAGGgatcatgtacacacacacacacacacacacacacacacacacacacacacacacacacacacacacacacacacacacacacacacacacacacacacacacacacacacacacacacacacacacacacacacacacacacacacacacacacacacacacacacacacacacacacacacacacacacacacacacacacacacacgaaaaatGGCTGTGACTACTAGTCTATTTACCAGCTCATAGAGTCCTGTCGTGAACCCGGAAATGTCGAGTACCCCAACGTTTTTatgtaagaaatataaagtacgGGTCCCCAGCTAACTTTCACAAGTTGGGCAATATGCTAAATTAGCATAAGTTGCATTAATAAGCATTAATGAGCATACAATAGTTATTGAGGATGTTGAATtaatttctgacattttcagaGCAGTTGTAACCAGGAAGTGGCCGTACCTGTACTCCCGGGGACTGCTTTTGATGAATTTGGGTCCATGTGAACGTTTTAGGGATCTCAAAACTGCATTCCAACATAAAAATGTGGGGTACTCAACATTTCCGGGTTCACATTTCTGGCAGGTAGACTGTTCCCCTAGAGCTTGGTCTTAGGCCAAGGCAAAGATTGGATTCGGAGATTCAGTCTTTAAAGTCTGACAGTCCGCGGGATAAAATAAGAGAGTCTCATTTGTCCGTGTGTTCTTCCTGAGTGTTGTCCTCTATGACCACGATCTGGATGCCCGACAGCTGTCCGCTGGCGTCCAGCTGCAGCCCCTCCACCCCCCCAGTCTGCACCTCCTGCATTTGGCACTGCGTCTCCTCCATGCCGGTCTGCATCATCATGGCGTCCTGACCCGAGTCCccgctcagctgcagctccatcACGCCCACCGCCTGCTCCATGGGCGCCGGGTTGATCTCGATGACCGTGTGTTCCTGTCCCACATCGCCCTGAAGAATCACaatcaaactttatttatatagtactTTTCATACACAACCAGAGTAACACATAGCTTTGTGATTAAAAGAACACTTGTAACCaacgcatatatatatatatttattacacggcttagttgaatgctcgattctgattggtcaatttggaaatCTCTATAATAATACTCGATAACACACACTGCTGCTAAGCCAAATAATGACCGGTGCTAAGGAAAATCAAGGTGGAAAGGGAAAGAGGTTGGACtgcagataaatcaccagaagacgacagacaggaagtaaacactaacatgaACACGATATGGGCTCTGCAGTGCTTAGGCCTTGTTAGTGGAAAACAGTCACAGAAAATATCGATCAGAGTTACGTTAGTGTTGCGCcgtcagtggcgtttttatatgtacaaaagtggtggggcacaaaaaacttagatgtctataagcttctgcagtgaggtgcatggctggtgaggcactggcaccgactcttcaggtttacaaatattatattttgacctaaatcaaaatataatattattttcaaaagctttttttgtctgatgcttcaattcattttaaacagacagttcaacaaaaggatacccacattttttaattgtatcatttaaatattgaattgttctcacTTAGCAATAAActtgcggtcttaccttgacttgaagattaagtccatttgcctatccttctggacaaaaatctctattacttttttgtcaatcataaatctaatcaatagatttatgattcgaaaattataaaagtaggatagacatgtggatattatccggctgaacaaaacgtgcatttatctaacaggtttgtttcccacagattttatttggagctattttctaacatcctatggagaaatctcattgcttttttgtcgagggaagccatgcgcagcttacttccgggttttaggacgcgtcactgcagctctctcgcatgctctctcgtctcctcttcacacaccacacttttcgcggcacacgtacttacagccaatcagctctgaatgatgtgagatgacgtatggtggggatggcagctcagtgcccctatggtcattatttgttTGCCTATATACCTAGTTAGCTGGCTTACCTCAGCTACCCATCTAACAAGCTAGCTAGCAAATGTTACCGATCCAACTACCTATTGCcaattattacatggcttagttgatcTATTCTGATTCTTATCAAGATATGTTGACTACTCTctttgaaaccagttaaatgggctaacaagagagaggttctccagaattgacgtggcaactctcccgTGCACCGTGACTGCTCTGAtttgtgatgtgaatcctccggccgtaATTCCAAATAAAccttcagtgtttgacatcaaagctcctgctctaccgtgtctccttcctgagtcggtgactcccactgcattgctacacagacaTTTCCATTAcacataggattttggaaaatagctcgaaattaggtctgtggaaaacgaacctgttagataaatgcacgttttgttcagccggataatatccacatgtctaccctacttttattattttctaatcataaatctaatcgatagattgatcgatagatttatgattagcatcagttcgttcatgatggctcatgtCAGTGACAGtgatgatgacatcgttgcgaaattattaacagagtcattttcaagattgagttccaatgataaactggagtggcaaaggatcagctgaatgacccgcaagtgcttcatccagaaggacaggaggatggacgttgtgtttcagtgatttgtcatcaaaggtaggcctaactcatcttcaatgtgggccgccgtgccgacttcattcatttgtaattgttacttggctgtgggtgccctgtcaggataggtgtttatataaatggtgttgtttgtgtggtagagggtcgctgtcattgatgcgttttgcaccccggaccgctgttttgatattccgctgaagtcgaCGCTGTGATgtaataactcttcttttttttcgagggaaggggggtcagagggcctaggtataaaagtcacggctcgccactgtgtTCAGATGATgtcaaatccaacgggatgccataaataaactccacagaatcacactacacacctacgccgtgattacattcaggcagactgtagaattcaacctctttggaccatttatagacttattgaaaacaagctacaaaatgtaataccttgggaaatgccgtttaataatttttaatagccttcattttcgctaaattgatttatcaacttgtaatactttttaagaccccgcggacagcctggttatggatgttctttaaaAAGTTCAGGTCTTGAACAGTCTCTATCCCTCTCTAGTCTCTAAAGCAAAGAACAAGATGTAGTCACCTCCTGATGCACCAGCATGGCTCCGTCCACCATCTGTCCCTCGAGGGCCATCCCCTCTCCGCCCCCTTGCTGGGTGAGCTGCAGCAGCTCCACGGGGCTCACCATGGTGCCCAGCTGCCCCGAGTCCTGCAGCGCGGTGCCCAGCAGTGTGAGGCCGGATGACGGGTGCAGCGTGATGGTGTCCGTCTTCCCGTCCCCGGCCAGCATGTAGCGGGTGAAGAGCTGCGAGCCGGCGGACAGCAGCGTGACGGTGTTGGAGGAGGAGAGGCCGGCCATGGTGAAGGGCTGCCCCATGGAGGTGAGGGAAATCGGGGAGAGCACGGTGAACTGCTGGGGCTGCAGGGTCTGCTGCTGGGtgatggaggaggagaggagggtggCGCTGGTGGAGGCGGGTCTCTGCAGGCGGGGGCGTTTGGGCGGACGCTTAGGGGGGGTTTTTGTTTTGGCCGCGGGCTGAGGGCAGGAGAGCAGAGCCCGGACATGCTGCTGCTTCCTCTGGTCCTCCAGCTGCACCTCCAGGTCTACACACATCACAACGTCAGCGCATTTATTAACTATCAGACTGCTCatgtttctaatattaatatttgtTATCAGTACTTATCTGAGATGTATCTGAATGTCAAGTCTAATCTCAAAACTCACATAAAACTCAATAATTTATAGTGGCAACAGACAGTGTTATTATTTGCAAAGACAATTGACAGGACGATCGATCTGCTTCTATAAACAAGAAACAATCGTAAGATCACAAATAATTTTTCTCCATTACTAAAAAGCAGATTTTGCACGTGCCAATAGTGATATTTGGAAATTGTTATGCCTAatctcatacacacacattaaacTCAATTGAAATGTCATCTCTGTTTGTTGTCATATTTAGTATCAAGAGTGGCATCATGTGCGGACAAGTGGATGTTTTTCAGATTTTCTCAGAGCCTCCaaatgtccccataagggaggcgagtccccacacttgactgtgtaaacagatttaggtccccacaaggatagtaatgctaggccacacacacacacacacacacactgcatttgTTTCCAAACCAACTGTACAACAGAGACAATGATAACATATGTTCTGTCTGTTGATTTTTATATAAACAGGATGATTAATCTgcttgtttatatatatataatatatatatatgtcgtTAGCAACATGGCTAATGTATTGCTAGCAGCCTTGCTACTATTCAAAGCAATTCATTTGTCTTACTAAATTAATTTGAGTCATTCTTTCGATATACCGTAACATTATTTGGAGACACGAAGTCGTGTTTTAGAACTTGTAAATAGTAGTACATGTTATCTAATGTGATCGGATGtaaagaggtgtgtgtgtgtgtgtgcgtgcgtgtgtgtgtgcgcgtgcgtgtacTCACTGCTGAGCGTGCAGAGGACCTGCTCTTGGCTCGGGTCCGTCTGCTGCCTCCTCGTCTCCACGATCCTCTTCACTGAGTCCAGCAGGCCGAACACCTGAGCCAGGTTACTGAGCACCGCCACCTCTACCAGACAGGAATCTGGGATCAGTGCGGCAATC
This region includes:
- the gmeb1 gene encoding glucocorticoid modulatory element-binding protein 1 isoform X1, producing MATPGEVTVSLAEVVMVKAEDCDPDDPNKTQVILQLQPIPTGEESAETDAAVMTVEAHEEQADGDDVEIGCPITCGDCKALLLVKKFVCPGINVKCVKYEDQLISPKQFVHISGKATLKDWKRAIRMGGVMLRKMMDSGQLDFYEHNTLCTNTCRSTKFDLLINNTRFPPDGTGTSSQAQLVLGNGSTAGEDRAETLSAKMDWITSSLEAAEKKETSEISEDTLNFWKGIADVGLLGEVVTNISTELQELLNGVKQRREPAALQDTDSCLVEVAVLSNLAQVFGLLDSVKRIVETRRQQTDPSQEQVLCTLSNLEVQLEDQRKQQHVRALLSCPQPAAKTKTPPKRPPKRPRLQRPASTSATLLSSSITQQQTLQPQQFTVLSPISLTSMGQPFTMAGLSSSNTVTLLSAGSQLFTRYMLAGDGKTDTITLHPSSGLTLLGTALQDSGQLGTMVSPVELLQLTQQGGGEGMALEGQMVDGAMLVHQEGDVGQEHTVIEINPAPMEQAVGVMELQLSGDSGQDAMMMQTGMEETQCQMQEVQTGGVEGLQLDASGQLSGIQIVVIEDNTQEEHTDK
- the gmeb1 gene encoding glucocorticoid modulatory element-binding protein 1 isoform X2, whose translation is MATPGEVTVSLAEVVMVKAEDCDPDDPNKTQVILQLQPIPTGEESAETDAAVMTVEAHEEQADGDDVEIGCPITCGDCKALLLVKKFVCPGINVKCVKYEDQLISPKQFVHISGKATLKDWKRAIRMGGVMLRKMMDSGQLDFYEHNTLCTNTCRSTKFDLLINNTRFPPDGTGTSSQAQLVLGNGSTAGEDRAETLSAKMDWITSSLEAAEKKETSEISEDTLNFWKGIADVGLLGEVVTNISTELQELLNGVKQRREPAALQDTEVAVLSNLAQVFGLLDSVKRIVETRRQQTDPSQEQVLCTLSNLEVQLEDQRKQQHVRALLSCPQPAAKTKTPPKRPPKRPRLQRPASTSATLLSSSITQQQTLQPQQFTVLSPISLTSMGQPFTMAGLSSSNTVTLLSAGSQLFTRYMLAGDGKTDTITLHPSSGLTLLGTALQDSGQLGTMVSPVELLQLTQQGGGEGMALEGQMVDGAMLVHQEGDVGQEHTVIEINPAPMEQAVGVMELQLSGDSGQDAMMMQTGMEETQCQMQEVQTGGVEGLQLDASGQLSGIQIVVIEDNTQEEHTDK